TGTCACCTTGATGTTCTCCAGCTATTATCTTTTATGCATCCTCTCAGAGggacaggtggggaaaaaaagcaaaacttataTCTATTGCTGTGAAATTACAGGGCAAATAACTTCTGGAGAGAAAAGAACTAGCATAAActattgcattattttaaaaaaagaaaataggtctACATCTTTCCTGGGATGCTCATGGGCATCTTCCAGAAGCCAGAACATTGAGTCTCACATAACAACATatgaaacataattttaatgGATGGCGGGTGTCTGGGTGTTAagctatttctatttctctttcccCAAGAAAAGATTTCTACATagtaagaaaaaaaggatttgggCATTTGAACACATTCCCGCAAAGGGAAGCTGAGTTCTTCCAGCCACCCTGTCTCTTGGTACTGGAGGGTAAGGTCTTCAGTCCATGTCTGTCCAGCCCTGGACAGCTCTATGTCTCAGAAAAACTCAAATTAAGGAGCTGTTGGCACTGTAAATTGTTGCCCGCTGGCATTTGTGTGTCAAAACCCAGGTAGGTTCATGGCCCTCAGTCCATGCAACAGATACCCATGTTTCAGTGATGTGAATGCTAAACAACAACAATTTATTCAAAAGGGGGAAAAGCAATGCAGAATACATTTAGATTTACTCTACATCATAAAGCTTTTTGGATTAAAAATTAAAGGCACATGAGACTTTGTAGCAGGATCCGGtggttttagcaataaagggatTCAAAGCAAATTCCTAGGTTTAGAAGAAATTTTCATCACTCTTGAATGCACAATCCATGAAGGTTTTATACATCCCATGGCctgcacaaagagaaaaaaaaaagattcagattctctttccatttgtattcccccccccccacttactCTTAGTCCATGCATATTTTCCTCCTGGCTATAAATACTTTCCAAAATACCCAATGTCATGTGTACTCATGCTGGGACAGCCCTGTGCACTCATACCTGTGAATAAGAAGACTGTTTTCTTATTGCCTCAGGAAAAGCAGGGAATTAAATGGATATCCCTTGATATTGGGGTGAATGCATTCATTCCCGAGTGAAAACAGAAGGCTACCTTTCATATGATAATTTCTTTTTACAACACCGTTGTACTTTTTGCACGCAGTTGCTGGCACTCAGAGATCTGTGTTCACCCTTGCAGCCTAACTGAATTCCCCTCTGTTCCTTGTACAGCCTGGCAGCCCAGTTCTGTAAATACCAAACCCTGATGTTTTGCTCTGGCGTAGGAGCTGTAAAGGGGTCAAACAGGGATGGGACAGCACAAGGCTGGCATCTCCAACTGTACTTTATCCTTCTTGCTGGGGCAGATCATGGTGCACATCTCaggagaaagagcaccgtggaGCTCAACCTACTTCAGAACTTGACTGTCCCCATGGCATAATGGATTTATGCCTTATATCTAATCTGATCATTCAATAGCACCTTAGGTTTAAGGACACAGGCAAAATAGATTTGTCTGCTCATAGTGCAGATAAGCCTTGGTGAATGTCAAACTCACCATTTGCAGCAGGAGCGGAACCCAAAGCATCTTCCAACTTTAACTAGATGGACGGGACATCCTCCAAAGTGACAGGTTCCTTTTCTACAAAATAACATGTCCCGCCGGGGTGAAGACAAACCtgcaacaataacaaaatatttccttccttctcGTTCTGCAGGGCAGGGCAATGCAAGTCGTAATGCCAGCGGGCTTTCCCATTCATTGAGCTTCCTTCACCACCAACTTGCCTTAAGGACTGTTGCCCAGATTTGGCCATGTTGAAAGGCCATGTAAGAGGTGAGATTACAAAGCAGGTCTCCACCTTGCAGAGGTGGGATCTTTAGCTCACAGTGCATCTAAATGGATGGCCTTAAATCCAGGTGGAGAATGATACAGACCTCGTGACTCATTATCCATTACCTTAGGGAAAAGGGTCACAGGTCCAGAGGCTTTAATACTGGCTCCTATCCGAAAACAGTTCACCAGGCTTTATTGTCATCTGCATATGCACTGCTGAGTGTGCTGTTATCCAAAGATCATGGCCACCACAGGCACCGTCTCAGGTGTCTAGCACCAGAGCGTTTAGCACAATCCTTTTAGGAAGACACCAGAAGTGAGAAATCACTTTTCTTCAGTAGTCGTCATTTCTCCACCTTTGAAAGAGTTTTCATAGGGGAGCACAGGCACTTAGCTATTTGACTAACTGCCACGCGTTTTCTAGCAATTTTAACCAGTAGTGGTTAAGATGTGCTGGGAAGTTTACTTCAGGTGCACAAAAATCCCCTtctagcatcttttttttccatcctacCTGGAGAAACCTGGAGTGCCAAGAAGACGAGAGAAAAGAGCAGGTAAAGGATCTTCATGACTACGGATTTGCTGTGTCACTGCAGGGAAAAGGACCAAGAAAGATACATGAGAGACAGTCCCTGGGATCTACAGTCTTCTGAACCATACAAATACTGTGTTAATTGAAATGGCATTTATATTGCCTTTTTCttcaaactttcaaaaataaCCAGTAAGACCTATATGACATCATGCCTGCTGTGTGAGCATTATCTGGGAAAAAGTAAATGTATATGGGCAACATGCTTTCAGGGTTTGCAATCATTAAGTTATTTCAATAGCTTGattgcttggttttctttcacattttgcaAATAGTCCTTAGCCAAAATGCAATCATGAGTTTATTTGTAGTTAAATGTTTTATCTAATAAATAAACAATACTAAGCAAAATGAGGTGATTGTACAGTCAAACTTAGAAACTTCAgggaaaaatgttcattttgcaATGTTAGGTTTTATCAAGAAATAACAGCTAAAATCAACTTGCTCAAAATCTTCAGTCTTAGCCTACAGGCAGCAGTTCTAGAATGGAAGTGTACAACCAAATCAGTTCCCATTTGACAAAAGGGATTTAAAACCCAAACATGTAATGCCTTCATTGAAAGAGTTAATAATTGAACTAATATCAGCAAAATAGGATAAGATAGCCTAGAAGGGAGCTTATGGGTAAAGAAGAGGTAGTTAATGTCATATATCTTGGCATTAGAAAATCTTCTGATCTGTCACAAATTATGTTCTCTTAAGCAAGGAAGGGAAACGAGATTGTGCCAAAATGTCCTATTTCTGCAAACAGAATGGTAGATGGTGGCCCAAACCAGCTTTGAAATTAGTATTAGAAGTTTACACAAATTTCTATATGTTtgaaaatatcaggaaaaaaaaaagtaagcaaagttaacaattctgaaaatgaaataaagttctTAAAATAGAGACatagataaaaaaatatatactggtTTCCACTGTAGACACCACCAGTTTCTCTGGACCACAGACTTCTCTAAAGTAATCTGAcccagacagattttttttcctaggagtTAGTAAGCAGTATTTTTATCAAAATAGTCTAGCTATTAGCACACATTTGACTACTTATTCAACCTGTGCAATTTCTGGAAAACTTAGACTAAGCTTTTTTAGTAACCTACAAATTTAGGTTAATAATGCAGAGGTTTGGGTGTtcggttttggggtgggttttttgaggaaaagacaacagcagacattgaaagaaagactgaaaaaa
The Accipiter gentilis chromosome 16, bAccGen1.1, whole genome shotgun sequence DNA segment above includes these coding regions:
- the LOC126046429 gene encoding LOW QUALITY PROTEIN: gallinacin-2-like (The sequence of the model RefSeq protein was modified relative to this genomic sequence to represent the inferred CDS: substituted 2 bases at 2 genomic stop codons) — encoded protein: MKILYLLFSLVFLALQVSPGLSSPRRDMLFCRKGTCHFGGCPVHLVKVGRCFGFRSCCKWXAMGCIKPSWIVHSRVMKISSKPRNLLXIPLLLKPPDPATKSHVPLIFNPKSFMM